Below is a window of Stappia sp. DNA.
CAAGATCGTCAACGACACGGCCGGCCACGGCGCGGGGGACCGCTTCCTGCAAAGCATCGCCGAGCGGCTGGCGTCCTTCGCGTCCGACACGGTGCATGTCGCGCGCATCGGCGGCGACGAGTTCGGCTTCGTGATCGACGGCGAGAACCGGGAGTACGCCCGCGCCCTGTGCGGCGGGATTCTCAAGGCGTTCGACCGCCATCATTTCGCCAGCGAGGGCATGACCTTCCGCAGCGGCGCGAGCCTCGGGCTCGCCACCGTGACCCGCGACATGGTGCGCGCGCAGGACGCCGACATCGGCAACGTCCTGCAATGGGCCGATCACGCCTGCATGCAGGCGAAGGCGGCGGGCGGCCGCCGGCTGGTGGAGCATCGGGCCCGGGACGGCATCACCGCGACCCGGCGCACCGAAGTGCATCATCTCACGCTGATCGAGCAGGCGCTCGCCGAACCGGGCCTCCTGTCGCTGCAACGCATGCCGGTGGTCGACGTGGAAACGCGCGCGCCGGTGATGCACGAGATCCTGCTGCGCCTCGCCATGCCGGACGGGACGCTCCAGGGCCCCTCGCTCATTCTGGCCACCGCCGAGCGTCACGGCCTGATGCGCGACGTCGACCGCTGGATGGTCGAGGCGGTGCTGGACCGTCTCGAGCGGCGCCCGCCGGAGTTGCCGGTCGCGATCAACCTGTCGCACGACGCGCTGGGCAGCGCCGCCTTCGTCGATCCGCTTCTGGAGCGGCTGCAGGCCGCCCCCGCGATTGCCGAAAAGCTCGTCGTCGAGGTGTCGGAAACCGCGATCACCCGCCTCACGGCCGCAAGCTGGACCTGTCTCGGCGATCTGCGCCGTCTCGGCTGCCGGGTGACGCTCGACGACTTCGGCAAGGGGTTTTCATCCTTCTCCCAGCTTCGGGAAAACGCCTTCGACATGATCAAGATCGACCGCGTTCTGACCTCCGGCATCGCCGGCGATCCGGTCAAGCGCGCGGCCGTCTCCGGCGTGGTCGGACTGGCCGAGGCGCTCGACCTGCCCACGGTGGCGGAATACATCGAGGACGCGGACGGCTTCGCG
It encodes the following:
- a CDS encoding EAL domain-containing protein — translated: MTDREDADPRRTGSGSHGIEDGLHARVIAASPDPIYYCTPDYVVREANALYAEIGGHTRDHAIGRTVADLVGPSVFQYRRPQLDKALSGVATTLQAGVDVPGKGRRYYDVTYQPVRDTKGTVIGVAAFGRDVTELKRADDALRMYKSVISQMADRISIIDRDYRYKMTNESNARWYGDEPEHFVGRPVERLVGQQRFEREVKPTLERCFAGETVEYDFDTTAPDGRAVIIGARLEPFRNGSGAIEGAVVTLRDVTENRRLADRLEKLALADDLTGLANRRAFEKWLDLRLTKLAEGNVTLSGFSVVFIDLDDFKIVNDTAGHGAGDRFLQSIAERLASFASDTVHVARIGGDEFGFVIDGENREYARALCGGILKAFDRHHFASEGMTFRSGASLGLATVTRDMVRAQDADIGNVLQWADHACMQAKAAGGRRLVEHRARDGITATRRTEVHHLTLIEQALAEPGLLSLQRMPVVDVETRAPVMHEILLRLAMPDGTLQGPSLILATAERHGLMRDVDRWMVEAVLDRLERRPPELPVAINLSHDALGSAAFVDPLLERLQAAPAIAEKLVVEVSETAITRLTAASWTCLGDLRRLGCRVTLDDFGKGFSSFSQLRENAFDMIKIDRVLTSGIAGDPVKRAAVSGVVGLAEALDLPTVAEYIEDADGFAPLADLGVRYAQGHYLGRPTPWADTVGPDTV